In Fusarium oxysporum f. sp. lycopersici 4287 chromosome 2, whole genome shotgun sequence, a genomic segment contains:
- a CDS encoding histone H4 encodes MPTVPTRGGPSGSRPTFTGGKVVPFQKKGQVHRGASGKTVLGGRRHRKILRDSITGVTKSAIRRLARRGGVKRISAGIYDEVRAALKSRLEAILQMCVIYVEYRNAKTVTVHDVIHSLSRFGRPIYGFDPDTYDGQNKSKMQS; translated from the exons ATGCCAACCGTTCCTACACGCGGCGGGCCTTCGGGTTCACGACCGACCTTCACTGGCGGAAAGGTTGTTCCTTTCCAAAAGAAAGGTCAAGTTCACCGTGGGGCTTCAGGGAAGACAGTCCTAGGAGGTCGTCGACATCG AAAGATCCTTCGAGATTCGATTACTGGAGTCA CTAAGTCCGCTATCCG ACGTCTAGCACGCCGAGGAGGTGTCAAGCGTATTTCAGCTGGAATCTACGATGAGGTCCGAGCTGCGCTCAAATCGCGTCTTGAAGCG ATCCTCCAGATGTGCGTTATCTACGTTGAGTACCGAAACGCTAAGACTGTCACAGTCCATGAT GTCATTCACAGCCTCTCCCGTTTCGGTAGACCCATCTACGGGTTTGATCCGGACACCTATGATGGTCAAAATAAATCTAAGATGCAAAGCTAG
- a CDS encoding survival factor 1, which yields MFNWAKQQLANVAGTQEPIYGPSAIKSVATEAEKTPYTEISRNDLKWQAMDSTSVETHTFYIFGDNGYIALAQLIYSNVAGIRTTCQFNAKVFSSDPSKPHLWASTPLNNHDFNEDKTTGTTGTTLYGTDLENPWGSMRHAFWPRCVSEGTITTKDGPMDFKGKAFFAYALQGMKPHHAASRWNFLNFQGPTYSAVLMEFTSTPSYGSTLVNVGGIVKDGEIVIGGVDNTATHTQVKKDSENDWPEPSDAKYTWAGKTKDGKAVEASVEGSLGERVDRVDVMAEVPGFVKTIVAAAAGTKPYIYQYHPKLSLKMKIGDEEIVEEGTIFTEATFIS from the exons ATGTTCAACTGGGCCAAGCAACA ACTGGCCAATGTCGCCGGCACCCAGGAGCCTATCTACGGCCCCTCTGCCATCAAGTCTGTCGCTACAGAGGCCGAGAAGACTCCCTACACCGAGATCTCTCGAAATGACCTGAAGTGGCAGGCTATGGACTCTACTTCTGTTGAGACACACACCTTTTACATCTTTGGCGACAACGGTTACATCGCCCTTGCTCAGCTCATCTATAGTAACGTAGC TGGCATCCGAACAACCTGCCAGTTCAACGCAAAGGTCTTCAGCTCAGACCCTTCCAAGCCCCACCTCTGGGCCTCTACACCCCTCAACAACCACGACTTCAACGAGGACAAGACGA CCGGAACCACAGGAACAACTCTGTACGGCACCGACCTCGAGAACCCATGGGGATCTATGCGACACGCCTTCTGGCCTCGCTGTGTTTCTGAGGGTACCATCACCACAAAGGACGGCCCCATGGATTTCAAGGGCAAGGCTTTCTTCGCTTACGCTCTGCAGGGCATGAAGCCGCACCACGCTGCATCTCGATGGAACTTTCTTAACTTTCAGGGTCCCACCTATTCAGCTGTCCTGATGGAGTTCACCAGCACTCCCTCGTACGGCTCTACCCTCGTCAACGTGGGTGGTATCGTCAAGGATGGCGAGATTGTCATCGGCGGCGTCGACAACACGGCCACACACACTCAAGTCAAGAAGGATTCGGAGAATGACTGGCCTGAACCGAGCGACGCCAAATACACCTGGGCCGGAAAGACCAAGGATGGAAAAGCCGTCGAGGCCTCGGTCGAGGGATCTCTCGGAGAGAGGGTTGATCGAGTTGACGTCATGGCCGAAGTCCCCGGCTTCGTCAAGACCATTGTCGCAGCTGCAGCTGGCACAAAGCCATACATCTATCAG TACCATCCCAAGCTCTccctgaagatgaagattggagatgaggagatCGTCGAGGAGGGCACCATCTTTACCGAAGCTACTTTCATCTCATGA